From the genome of Fundulus heteroclitus isolate FHET01 chromosome 9, MU-UCD_Fhet_4.1, whole genome shotgun sequence, one region includes:
- the pigx gene encoding phosphatidylinositol-glycan biosynthesis class X protein isoform X2, which yields MYFQLFFVLVCLCKCNCLNQEDEQEHCDELKRWLESSTVSLEFSKKGFHREVTATVELRPGALSGASVLLLYRWPSGVFVDPYQLASLRDQSNWEILLDSAIDLELPAHKTSGFLTYVFPSNTGPAPSVLQVTIPVHGRYHEPSFAGETFTSVHIEPPELLLRTEKCTDLHRFESRFVLDAPCTVSNSSTCSWVKKTLQQRSCFL from the exons ATGtactttcagctgttttttgtgCTGGTTTGCTTATGTAAGTGCAATTGTTTGAACCAAGAGG ATGAGCAGGAACACTGCGATGAGCTCAAACGGTGGCTGGAATCCTCCACTGTGTCCCTGGAGTTCAGCAAGAAAGGCTTTCACAG gGAGGTGACAGCCACTGTTGAGCTCAGACCAGGTGCCCTCAGTGGTGCCAGTGTTTTGCTGCTTTACAGATGGCCAAGTGGTGTCTTTGTTGATCCTTATCAGCTGGCATCCCTGAGGGATCAAAGTAACTGGGAG ATACTGCTAGATTCTGCCATTGACCTAGAATTGCCTGCTCACAAGACTTCAGGATTTCTTACTTATGTGTTTCCCTccaacactggaccagctcccAGCGTCCTACAAGTAACGATTCCAGTACACGGCCGCTACCACGAGCCCTCTTTTGCTGGAGAAACGTTCACATCTGTTCACATTGAACctcctgagctgctgctgcgaactgaaaaat gcaCAGATCTCCATAGGTTTGAGTCTCGCTTTGTACTGGATGCTCCCTGCACTGTTAGCAACTCCAGCACATGTTCATGGGTTAAAAAAACTCTGCAGCAG AGATCTTGTTTTCTTTAG
- the ing5a gene encoding inhibitor of growth protein 5a codes for MATAIYLEHYLDSIENLPCELQRNFTLMRDLDNRTEEKKGEIDKLAEEYIANVKNLASEQRVEHLQKIQNAYSKCKEFSDDKVQLAMQTYEMVDKHIRRLDADLARFENELKEKLELSGYESTEGRGLKKSDMRSQREKRGSRGRGRKGSDEDSPKKKKKASPDLSDALLPMQPSDVLDMPVDPNEPTYCLCHQVSYGEMIGCDNPDCPIEWFHFACVDLATKPKGKWFCPRCTQDRKKK; via the exons ATGGCAACGGCAATTTACTTGGAGCATTATCTTGACA GTATTGAAAATCTACCATGTGAGCTACAGAGGAACTTCACTTTGATGCGGGACCTGGACAACAGAACCGAAG AAAAGAAAGGAGAGATCGACAAACTGGCTGAGGAGTACATTGCGAATGTGAAGAACCTGGCCTCGGAGCAGAGGGTGGAACACCTACAGAAGATCCAGAACGCCTACAGCAAGTGCAAAGAGTTCAGTGACGACAAAGTCCAGCTAGCAATGCAGACCTATGAAATG GTGGATAAACATATCCGCAGACTGGATGCAGATCTGGCTCGGTTTGAGAATGAACTGAAGGAGAAACTAGAACTGAGTGGGTACGAAAGTACAGAAGGAAGAGGGCTGAAAA AGAGCGATATGCGGAGCCAGAGGGAGAAGCGTGGATCCAGGGGTCGAGGAAGGAAGGGTTCTGACGAAGACTCtcccaaaaagaagaagaaagccag TCCAGACCTGAGTGACGCTCTCCTCCCCATGCAACCGTCAGACGTTTTGGACATGCCGGTGGACCCCAATGAACCTACGTACTGCCTGTGTCATCAGGTTTCATATGGAGAGATGATTGGATGTGATAATCCGGAT TGTCCCATTGAGTGGTTTCACTTTGCCTGTGTCGACCTTGCCACGAAACCAAAAGGAAAATG GTTCTGTCCGAGGTGCACGCAGGACAGGAAGAAAAAATGA
- the cep19 gene encoding centrosomal protein of 19 kDa, whose protein sequence is MSCEAKRCGVRFSPPSIVLMYVHTDTKKMRKRIIPVRNFSKYSDCSVAAERLKNHPRHRDYLRQVPQSQLEKLHIILRDHMQGSSLEDILASFRLDPEEDLNKLDDEELARKKGQMDRLFERNRKRTDDPDFVYDLEVEFDKSNQEKCSWDEESDDEF, encoded by the exons ATGAGTTGTGAAGCAAAACGCTGCGGGGTTCGGTTCAGCCCTCCGTCCATAGTTCTGATGTATGTCCACACTGACACCAAAAAGATGCGGAAAAGAATCATACCCGTACGAAACTTCTCAAAATATTCTG ACTGCAGCGTGGCTGCTGAAAGACTGAAGAACCACCCGAGGCACAGGGACTACCTGCGTCAAGTACCCCAAAGCCAACTGGAGAAACTCCACATCATCCTGCGAGATCACATGCAGGGTTCGAGCCTGGAGGACATCCTTGCTTCGTTCCGCctggacccagaggaggacctGAATAAACTGGATGACGAGGAACTCGCCCGCAAAAAGGGCCAAATGGACCGGCTGTTCGAGAGGAACCGCAAGCGGACGGACGACCCGGACTTTGTCTATGACCTGGAGGTGGAGTTTGACAAATCCAACCAAGAGAAGTGCAGCTGGGATGAAGAGTCAGATGATGAATTTTAA
- the plekhb2 gene encoding pleckstrin homology domain-containing family B member 2 gives MAMVKSGWLHRQSTILRRWKKNWFDLWADGRLVFYNDQQRRDMEDDIHMRVHCINIRSSAACRELNPPEGKTRDALFQIVCRDGRVISLCADSADDALAWTMALQDARINAVVAAPQIGFVQEVVASAPPPYSEYAQPQVYAPGPYGDYTAPPAHPTQIIYSGDGQPYVVAYPHQYQGGYVGPGVNHVVIRERQRDDAGDVALGMLAGAATGLALGSLFSVF, from the exons ATGGCTATGGTAAAGAGTGGCTGGCTCCACAGGCAAA GCACCATCCTACGTCGGTGGAAAAAGAACTGGTTTGACCTATGGGCCGACGGACGCCTGGTGTTCTACAACGACCAGCAGCGGCGCGACATGGAGGACGACATCCACATGAGAGTCCACTGCATTAACATCCGCAGCTCCGCCGCCTGCCGTG AGCTGAACCCACCGGAGGGGAAGACGCGTGACGCGCTGTTCCAGATAGTGTGCAGAGACGGGCGGGTCATCAGCCTGTGTGCAGATAGTGCAGATGATGCCTT AGCTTGGACCATGGCACTGCAGGATGCCCGAATCAATGCG GTGGTTGCTGCTCCTCAGATCGGCTTTGTGCAGGAAGTCGTGGcatctgctcctccaccttacTCAGAATATGCCCAACCGCAG GTTTATGCCCCAGGCCCATACGGAGACTACACAGCTCCACCCGCTCATCCCACACAGATTATATACTCTGGCGACGGGCAGCCCTACGTTGTTGCTTACCCACATCAATATCAAG GAGGATACGTTGGCCCAGGAGTGAACCACGTCGTGATCCGGGAGCGGCAGCGCGACGACGCCGGGGACGTGGCTCTGGGCATGCTCGCCGGAGCTGCCACCGGTCTAGCACTCGGCTCCCTCTTCTCCGTCTTCTAG
- the pigx gene encoding phosphatidylinositol-glycan biosynthesis class X protein isoform X1, protein MYFQLFFVLVCLCKCNCLNQEDEQEHCDELKRWLESSTVSLEFSKKGFHREVTATVELRPGALSGASVLLLYRWPSGVFVDPYQLASLRDQSNWEILLDSAIDLELPAHKTSGFLTYVFPSNTGPAPSVLQVTIPVHGRYHEPSFAGETFTSVHIEPPELLLRTEKCTDLHRFESRFVLDAPCTVSNSSTCSWVKKTLQQEPSTMGILLPVGDGSATKLICGGTLLVTMICCVTLSKYMLERRII, encoded by the exons ATGtactttcagctgttttttgtgCTGGTTTGCTTATGTAAGTGCAATTGTTTGAACCAAGAGG ATGAGCAGGAACACTGCGATGAGCTCAAACGGTGGCTGGAATCCTCCACTGTGTCCCTGGAGTTCAGCAAGAAAGGCTTTCACAG gGAGGTGACAGCCACTGTTGAGCTCAGACCAGGTGCCCTCAGTGGTGCCAGTGTTTTGCTGCTTTACAGATGGCCAAGTGGTGTCTTTGTTGATCCTTATCAGCTGGCATCCCTGAGGGATCAAAGTAACTGGGAG ATACTGCTAGATTCTGCCATTGACCTAGAATTGCCTGCTCACAAGACTTCAGGATTTCTTACTTATGTGTTTCCCTccaacactggaccagctcccAGCGTCCTACAAGTAACGATTCCAGTACACGGCCGCTACCACGAGCCCTCTTTTGCTGGAGAAACGTTCACATCTGTTCACATTGAACctcctgagctgctgctgcgaactgaaaaat gcaCAGATCTCCATAGGTTTGAGTCTCGCTTTGTACTGGATGCTCCCTGCACTGTTAGCAACTCCAGCACATGTTCATGGGTTAAAAAAACTCTGCAGCAG GAGCCGAGCACCATGGGGATCCTGTTACCGGTTGGTGACGGTTCAGCGACGAAGCTCATATGCGGCGGGACTCTTCTGGTCACGATGATCTGCTGTGTGACGCTGTCTAAATACATGTTGGAACGTCGAATCATTTAA